The Toxorhynchites rutilus septentrionalis strain SRP chromosome 1, ASM2978413v1, whole genome shotgun sequence genome contains the following window.
TCGCttaccatttggaaatcgtgtgatttatgcatgaaaacgagaaaaaaactgttttagtgagtcaaaccgttgtcacgtcacgctggaatggatcaTATATCGGCATATTGCCCAGGATATCACAGGTGGTCACTGTGTGTCAAATGTTTTACACTTTGCGGTCTATCGATAAACGGTCATTTTGAATAACAGGACGAACATTGATTTACCTGACATTTCACCGCAGAAGTCGGCATAGATGGAATCAATCATTATCGACTCTGAAATTTTTCAGTGCCGTTTTCACCTCACGAAATCTTTTCAACCACAGGTACAACATTACATActttaaaggctgatttagacgatgccagtcagcgctctagttgaagtatccagtgaacagagaacagacactctgttcaaattacttgtaccagtatcgaacaagtaattggcctctaacttgaacagagtgtctgttctctattcactggatacttcaactagagcgctgactggcatcgtctaaatcagccttaagataTGACGGGCaggggaagtttttttttgttttttggcagcATAACTtgtttctttgatttttttttattcactcagtttcaaccaaGATGGTGGatttaacaggtggctcgtaatttacactatttgaAATGCTTGATATAACTACAAAATTAACATCACAATTGATTGCTTGGAGTCTAAAGAATGAATTGTGctgttaattttatagttacattaagcatttcaagttattattgaagagtgtccgaaatatgattcggaacggtattaagggaatgctttgatcgtggtaccgccactggcgcataatttgcagctttgttttttgtgctggttcataacggcaatcaaccgtgccggcgaaactgtagtcaatgtttagtgttgtttggataccatctatgtgaataaattcaaacttacgggatacgtccgaacggcaatttggacattacgttttaccttcttcttcactttccttggtttCAACCTAGTTTCGCACTAGATTCAaaccgaaagctgttagtttcgcactgagatgtttcacgggtccgcactcgggttcaccaatacaactatactgaactgtcatgttccgagtattgttttggaaaatctaaaaatgaagactatgaaaatagaaaacctgctgcttttgcttttgtattattggaatcgtaatccaattcggattctgattttgaaaagTATGTTCGCGTAGACGACATaaagcttcgtgtgctttccttaggaggcgaaaataatgatggatattcaggtggaatgaacatgcttttgaaatcaaaattatgaccgaaaatttactttaacgtatcgtttttttcatattgtgtgatgaaataagagttttttttccgaaattgtaaaaacatattgaacgaaaactgtgtctgatgatgattttatattataatagtaattgtttgtgaaacaaacaggaaatgcatcgacaaaaggttaagtgagtgtcaggaatacatgtgttaggtaatcaaacaatatgaagtagaaattttcattcaagtttttatatttttaaactgCAGTTGGcctttctgatctgatagagaataatttacctcccaagcactaatgtCGCCaccactgccgtaatctcgcaaagtgacgcaagcgccaacattgacattttacgttttttgttatagatcgataaagaataccaaatccttctaaacaactgtgaaaatttacagaaatgtgaaaaaatgaccacGTGGATgcttgaaaacggagtggcgcaagcgccattttcccTATGTTGTGACGTGATTTCatagtgatgcgatgtgatttttttatctgttctgatagagtacgatgaacgagcagggacagcaaTATTCACATAACAACTTCTtccgtaatgaacgtttagcataataaaagtcacatgccttctttcttgtaaaaaaacacttttccgaaaaatttgtcATGCCaagtattttaatcaaaaacagtccatccccatgtaatgttacttttataatagcaattttgtttcagaattaCTAATCATGTACTAAGAAGTCACAAAACCATAtactttaaattcataaaatcaagctCTTCTTAAAGTAAAgttatcctagattgaagtgcattgctgttctcacatatagctcataaagattagaactaaatagttcaaactcatcaatttaattgttgattacaaggattccctaatatgtagtgtcttttttcttcaggcatcaagggacaaagctacttgacgatgtttacgttcctcgcctgttcaatttctctttcggataaattgaagctgagtgttaaTTGAAGGATAAATGTCGGgtttggtgaacagctgcactcttctaaatgctccaaacgaaacgaaacacatcttgtaataaaactcaaaacatcctcacgtaaactgtatctgttttacttcggataatttcggacggcattatattatttaacacggatagtttcaattgcattttgattTCGAAAAATCAGTGGTgtccataattattacaatcgggttctcaactacgttaacCTGCTCGACTCATGTTACAAAATTGGGAAAGTATGTGAATTCTTCTCCCTGCtgttgcattttttcaaaaatcaagccgatggcaatgtttttccatcaacaatacacattttgtacagatcagattttcgttatgtacgcgtatgctgattatacatgcaattttacaaaaagtctcgtactgaaaattcctacctctggcgcttgcgtcactttgcgagattacggcagaccACACGTCGACACTGTccatttgtcatcgcaaatataaacaaatcagactatataacgcacaccaacaaaccgccGCATTCgtgtatgaggccaactcttCTCTATTAGATaagtcggccctaaggcagttttatattactaaaatttgtatgaattttttttcttggcgttatttacctactagaaatacgttgttctgaccctaatttaaactattttctatgaattttcagatatgctcaccaaaaaataacattataatataaaattatctttagacacaatttttgcatgatattttttcacttcctgcaagcaaaagtgattatCATTTACAAAGAGAACTAATTTGGGaacaataattttcattcataatttttatttttaaggtGTGTTTaattcttctgcaaacccatagtgtcatgcctactcccacatttcgtaatacgaagctcaatgccgtcatcgcggatacaataaggccttgttctcactgcagcggggcgtcagcgtggcttgggcggggcgtgtgacgcttacgattaatcgtgtgtgtCCTTACTAGACTTTCcgagatctcgcacagcacgcAAAAGAGACAGTGTGCTTTGCGTTATCCAGTCTCGCATCTCACAAAGTTGGGAGCTGTCTGCAACAAATGAGCGAGGTTGAAGGCAGCCGAGAGAGCAGATTTCCTGTGGGTGCTGAAATtccgagagacgagtatcgattttctcttcctcatagcccttccatgtgcaacgatgagaccgggctttagcacgcgagcttgggattggttttttctcttctcttacGTAAAATTTTTGATGTGTTCAGGAAATGCCTCGTCGCGTTTCGATGCGAACGatgcacatgtgttgtgtaCACGAAGAGATGCTCGTGCATTAGTGCTCGCGAGACTTCCTCGTGTATCTGCCTCAAAGCGACATTTGGTTAGGCCTTCTGAGATCTCGCATAGCACGTAGAAGAGACAATGTGCTTTATCCTATTCAGCCTCATATCTCACACAATCATTGCGACCTGTGTgcaacaaataaatgaattgattgGATGACTTTCGCAGCGATATTGAAAGTGAAACAGTGAAACAGTTCTTCATCACTAATTGTTCTACGTGTGATATTACGAAGATTAAAATTTTAGCACCAGAAGCACAACTTCCCCCGACAGCACTAAATGTCACTATGAGGCACgaaagaaaagagaaagagccaatcccaagctcgcgtgctaaagcccgatctcatcgcttgcacatggaagggttgTGAGAAAGAGAAAttcgatactcgtctctcgaaaataaagcgcgcgcacaggaagtctgattcttaccgatgtgttcacaccaggctGACGTGTCGTGAGCGTGGTTTTGACGTGTGGCTGGCGTGCAAATGAAAACACTCCATACCGGCGATATTTGTTTgtctttttttacgtttttcaccCTCCGAGTTTTTAGCCGGATGCGTCCAACGATGTTGGAATATTGAAgaataaaccaattttcattctttcatttaaAACACACTTTGACAATTTGAATAGAACACGCCGAAGACACGccgctggcacggtgcaatgtAAGTGAATTGAAATATCGTGGCGAGAAGTGAACACGCCCCGCTCACGCCacgttgacgccccgctgcagtgagaacatggcctAAGACGTTTTACTTTGCAAACATTCTGACTTTTATATGCGCAATACGTCATAGAATAAAATACTAATAGCAGCTCCGCAAcgctaaaaaatattttcccaaGAGTGTAATTGACGTTACGTTGAATTTGTATCGTGGTTTATACTTTTTGTGTATTCAGAAATGGGGTGAAATTTCATGATTTTCCTAAAATATATTGATAATATTGAAAGAGTTAGTAATGTTTAATTTAGGACACACATAATTCACGTATTTATAATATTTTCCGATGATACTTTTTTCTTTGTGAACATCTTCAATCTTCAGGGTCTCTACGACTAATTCTGTTTGTGTGTTGTTTTCCGCCCGATCGAAAGTTGTTTTGGTCGATCACAATAACAATAACCTTTGTCGTCATTTATTCCGTCAGCCGGGCCCGTTTCTTATCAGAAGCAAGctacaattttatatttctctGTGAAATCCTTGATAGAACCTTATCACGTAATAACAAAATTTATTCTACCGAACGCAACGATTCGTCCAAACCGCATCGcactttattcattcattcagtcaTTAACTGCTCCATATTACCGAGGTTAGGTAGAAATTCGTGGTGTTGTTGATTTTTGTTGTGGGGAACAATCTCAAAATGACCGAATTCAATCCGGAATTCCGTGGTTACCGATCGCCGCTGAGTACTCGATATGCAAGcaaggagatgcaatacttattcAGTGAACAGAATAAATTTTCCACGTGGCGTAAGTTGTGGATTATTCTCGCCAAAGCGCAGAAGGTCAGTGATGTATAGTCCAATATCTTGAGAGAGGTCAATTAAAGATTGTATTTTCCAGGAATTAGGCCTTGACATTAACGATGGCCAAATCGCCGAGATGGAGGCGCACATCGAGGACATCGATTTCAAAGCAGCGGCTGAGGAAGAAATGCTAACGCGTCACGATGTGATGGCCCATGTGCACGTATTCGCCAAGCAGTGTCCGCTGGCCGCACCGATAATTCACCTAGGTGCGACATCCTGCTATGTTGGTGATAACACCGATTTGTTGATTCTCAAGGGTGGTTTGGAGCTGTTGCTTCCAAAGCTGGTGGGTGTCATTAAGCGATTGTCGGAGTTTGCTGTAGAGTACAGGGATCTGCCGACGCTGGGGTTCACCCATTTGCAGCCAGCTCAGCTGACAACGGTTGGAAAGCGTTGCACTCTTTGGGTACAAGATTTGCTGATGGATGAGCGTGCGCTGAGGAACTGCAGGGATAATCTGCGCTTCCGGGGGGTGAAGGGAACAACCGGTACACAGGCGTCATTCCTGCAGTTGTTCGCAGGCGATGGCGAAAAGGTAAAGCAGCTGGATAAGAAAGTTACCAATCTGGCCGGATTCGAGCGGTACTATGCCGTCACGGGACAAACTTATTCGAGGTATGTTCGATTGTCGCTCAGTAGCATTGCATGAGATATACATGAAATATTTTTCGACCAGGAAAGTCGATTTGGAGATTGTTTCTGCCCTGTCCAGCCTAGGGGCGACGATCCATAAAATGTGCTCGGATCTGCGTTTGTTGGCGTCGCGTAAAGAGGTTGAGGAACCTTTCGAGCAGACTCAGATCGGTAGTTCCGCTATGGCCTACAAACGCAACCCCATGCGTTCGGAGCGCTGCTGCGCGCTCTCGAGACATCTAATTACGCTGCATGCTAGCGCTGCCAACACGTTGGCTGTTCAGTGGCTGGAGCGAACGCTGGACGATTCGGCAAACCGTCGTCTAACCTTATCCGAGTCATTCCTGTCGGCCGATGCTTGTCTGCTGACATTGCTGAATATTTCTCAGGGGCTGGTGGTTTACCCGAAGGTGATAGAGCGCAACGTTAGCCAGGAGCTGCCGTTCATGTCAACCGAAAACGTGATTATGGCGATGGTAAAGGCTGGTGGTGATCGgcaggtttgtcacgagaagaTTCGAGTACTGTCTCATGAGGCAGGTGCACAGGTTAAGCAGCATGGCAAGGATAACGACTTAGTGGATCGCATCAAGGCTGATGCATACTTTGCGCCGATTTTGGCTGATTTGGATACGATTTTGGATCCAAAAACTTTCACAGGACGGGCGGCCGATCAGGTGTTGGAATTTGTTCGGGAGGAAGTCGATCCGGTGCTGACGAACTACGGTAGCAACATTGAGACCAAGTCTGTTGGGTTGGCTATCTAGGGGTTTCCGGAGCTGCTTGATAATATAGAGTCtgttaaaaataaatgtttcaaaagATTAATGACATTTTCCTTTTTCCAGTTCAATAGAGAAATTCTATAATTGCTTCATATGACaactagggattgttaaccggttttaccgaaTCACcagtaattttacaatcaataaccggtaattttcatttccattttcatGATGATGCCCTGATTGAAAGGATTGCAGAATAatgtttcgtatatgcagatttgttcgcgTATATGAATAATTTTGCTCGTGGTCATGATACAATTAATGATGActtcggcgtcttctatcaaacgtcacaGACTAAATTGATCAAGCGTAATCCTCTGCTCTCCCGCAAACAGGATTAAACATGCTTTATGAGCGAATAGGAAGAATAGCATGCTGTACGAGTGCAGCACTTTGAGTTCAATTTGAGACGGCGAAGCGTTAGCAAGCAACAGATAATTGAAGAAGTTGAAGGAAAAGCCAAGAACGGCAGAACCAAATTTAAGTGATTCAAGTtgtattattttatatatagTATTGTTAAGGAATATACGATGTATATAGTTTAAG
Protein-coding sequences here:
- the LOC129763535 gene encoding adenylosuccinate lyase, with translation MTEFNPEFRGYRSPLSTRYASKEMQYLFSEQNKFSTWRKLWIILAKAQKELGLDINDGQIAEMEAHIEDIDFKAAAEEEMLTRHDVMAHVHVFAKQCPLAAPIIHLGATSCYVGDNTDLLILKGGLELLLPKLVGVIKRLSEFAVEYRDLPTLGFTHLQPAQLTTVGKRCTLWVQDLLMDERALRNCRDNLRFRGVKGTTGTQASFLQLFAGDGEKVKQLDKKVTNLAGFERYYAVTGQTYSRKVDLEIVSALSSLGATIHKMCSDLRLLASRKEVEEPFEQTQIGSSAMAYKRNPMRSERCCALSRHLITLHASAANTLAVQWLERTLDDSANRRLTLSESFLSADACLLTLLNISQGLVVYPKVIERNVSQELPFMSTENVIMAMVKAGGDRQVCHEKIRVLSHEAGAQVKQHGKDNDLVDRIKADAYFAPILADLDTILDPKTFTGRAADQVLEFVREEVDPVLTNYGSNIETKSVGLAI